From the Oceanicaulis alexandrii DSM 11625 genome, one window contains:
- a CDS encoding TonB-dependent receptor, producing MTFKARLSACAALIALAPAAPAFAQEVNSQVTDVITVTTQFREQSLADVPINVSAFNEELIERLDIRNLEDMALFTPGLVIQEQSPNNTGYSLRGITTDSGVATAEARVAMFQDGLSISRSRGSYVELFDIERLEVAKGPQPTLFGRGALIGGINIIQNKAEFENSASAFAGLGNFNAYEVGGHVNYALADNYGLRFAAVNRVREGYIDNLGDGDDLQGRDVLAGRLVLSGEPMSNFSFDLIANWQQDSGPGTSFKSGVLAPVGGDTSPYTAADLRVIDGFLGDEGLGLDRWVWGVTALTSWDINSSWNLSTVTGYRAYDSLEIFDPIGGGIEFLNFAEDATGRQTSHEMRLSFDNGGPLTAFGGVTYFYEANTQRIPGIYNEAAVQAFFVGAGSFGDPAVIAGALGVPVSAITDVTNPFPYSIAALTSGLGFVPLRPNYYEESANAGSTEALDFFADASYAVTDRLTLTAGVRYTDESKSSTGYGGTAMGPNRVTFGPALILTATPGGAAFTDTADFDAWTYRVNAAYTLTDRINTWVSYARGRSPDLLSLDSNSPTLFSTSPAEIVDSLEAGAFVTLDRGTLTASVYRSEYENFRTSVFDPLTATFTPQNNGEATQTGAEIQGDFRVTDTFDLMVSYSYNMAKFNDTSGGQPQALGGNRFRYAPEHSVALGGRWEVAAGDWGNLTVLPSYSWQSHVFTDNDNDRFVGVRQDAYGLLRARVRYESADAGYYAEVYGNNLTDEEYLIDAGNTGAGFGLPSFIAGSPLTYGFRVGATF from the coding sequence ATGACGTTCAAAGCTCGCTTGTCTGCTTGCGCTGCGCTGATCGCGCTTGCGCCCGCCGCGCCCGCCTTCGCACAAGAGGTCAATTCCCAGGTCACTGATGTGATCACGGTGACCACGCAGTTCCGCGAACAGTCTCTGGCCGATGTGCCGATCAACGTCTCGGCGTTCAACGAAGAGCTGATCGAACGTCTCGACATCCGCAATCTTGAAGACATGGCCCTGTTCACCCCGGGTCTCGTCATTCAGGAGCAGAGCCCGAACAATACCGGCTACTCCCTGCGCGGCATCACCACCGATAGCGGCGTCGCCACCGCCGAAGCGCGCGTGGCCATGTTCCAGGACGGCCTGTCCATCTCGCGTTCGCGCGGCTCTTATGTGGAGCTGTTTGATATCGAGCGCCTGGAAGTCGCCAAAGGCCCGCAGCCGACCCTGTTTGGTCGCGGCGCGCTGATCGGCGGCATCAACATCATCCAGAACAAGGCCGAGTTTGAAAACTCCGCCAGCGCGTTTGCAGGCCTTGGCAATTTCAACGCCTATGAAGTCGGCGGCCATGTGAACTACGCCCTGGCTGACAATTATGGTCTGCGCTTCGCCGCGGTGAACCGTGTGCGCGAAGGTTATATCGACAATCTCGGCGACGGCGACGACCTGCAGGGCCGTGACGTCCTGGCGGGCCGTCTGGTTCTGTCGGGCGAGCCGATGAGCAATTTCAGCTTCGACCTGATCGCCAACTGGCAGCAGGACAGCGGTCCGGGCACCTCGTTCAAGTCCGGCGTTCTGGCGCCCGTGGGCGGCGACACCTCGCCCTACACGGCTGCGGACCTGCGCGTCATTGACGGCTTCCTGGGCGATGAAGGCCTGGGTCTGGACCGTTGGGTCTGGGGCGTCACTGCGCTCACCAGCTGGGACATCAACTCAAGCTGGAACCTCTCCACGGTCACCGGCTATCGCGCCTATGACTCTCTCGAGATCTTTGATCCGATCGGCGGCGGCATCGAATTCCTGAACTTTGCTGAGGACGCAACTGGTCGTCAGACCAGCCATGAAATGCGCCTCAGCTTTGACAATGGCGGCCCGCTCACCGCGTTCGGCGGCGTCACCTATTTCTACGAAGCCAACACCCAGCGTATTCCGGGCATCTACAACGAAGCCGCTGTGCAGGCCTTCTTCGTCGGCGCGGGCTCGTTCGGCGATCCGGCGGTTATCGCGGGCGCCCTGGGCGTGCCGGTTTCAGCCATCACGGATGTGACCAACCCGTTCCCGTACTCCATTGCGGCTCTGACCAGCGGCCTCGGCTTCGTGCCGCTGCGTCCGAACTATTACGAGGAATCCGCCAACGCCGGCTCGACCGAAGCACTGGATTTCTTCGCGGACGCATCCTACGCCGTCACGGATCGTCTGACCCTGACCGCGGGCGTGCGCTACACCGATGAGAGCAAGAGCTCGACCGGCTATGGCGGCACGGCCATGGGCCCGAACCGCGTGACCTTCGGTCCGGCCCTGATCCTGACGGCGACGCCGGGCGGCGCAGCCTTCACCGACACTGCCGATTTCGACGCCTGGACCTATCGTGTGAACGCGGCCTACACGCTGACCGACCGCATCAACACCTGGGTCAGCTATGCCCGCGGCCGCAGCCCCGACCTGCTGTCGCTCGACAGCAACTCGCCGACCCTGTTCTCGACCTCCCCGGCCGAGATTGTGGACTCGCTGGAAGCGGGCGCCTTCGTCACGCTTGATCGCGGCACGCTGACCGCCTCGGTTTATCGCTCCGAGTACGAAAACTTCCGCACCTCGGTCTTTGATCCGCTGACGGCGACCTTCACCCCGCAAAACAATGGTGAAGCCACCCAGACCGGCGCCGAGATCCAGGGCGATTTCCGCGTCACCGACACCTTCGACCTGATGGTCAGCTATTCCTACAACATGGCCAAGTTCAACGACACGTCGGGCGGCCAGCCGCAGGCGCTGGGCGGCAATCGCTTCCGCTACGCGCCGGAGCATTCGGTCGCTCTGGGCGGCCGTTGGGAAGTCGCGGCGGGCGATTGGGGCAATCTGACCGTGCTGCCGAGCTATTCCTGGCAGTCCCACGTCTTCACCGATAACGACAATGATCGTTTCGTCGGCGTGCGTCAGGACGCTTACGGCCTGCTGCGGGCGCGTGTGCGTTATGAGAGCGCGGACGCGGGCTATTACGCGGAAGTCTATGGCAACAACCTGACCGATGAGGAATACCTGATCGACGCCGGCAATACCGGCGCCGGCTTTGGTCTGCCGAGCTTCATCGCCGGTTCGCCGCTGACTTACGGCTTCCGCGTCGGCGCGACCTTCTAG
- a CDS encoding alkaline phosphatase D family protein, translating into MSDEMKLTRRAALAGVAGLGLAATACSRESAAPSFAPRPPADGPFKHGVASGDPDQSSIMLWTAITADSLDAPVRVQLAEDPDFQSVLIDAEAAPAAEAVRAMTPFKLLADGLQPGRTYWYRFSFGGELSETGQTRTLPEGAVDSFKIAAFSCSNYPAGFFNAYRAAAERGDIDLVVHLGDYLYEYGRGGYAMDDDERLGRVVEPAHEIVSYEDYVLRYAQYNADPDLKALKAAAPWLTIWDDHETANNAHRTGAENHDPDEGEGPWPVRVNDAMRAYYGWLPVREPDNRLARYGALEIGDLATLIFLESRLLARSQEMTMEGFPIPLDSDPEDPEVQAQVQAWLDETVGGEDRTLLGAEQFDFVIRTLEQSVAAGKPWRIFANQVLMGSATAPDYTRETPFWLRWGMRIAGGDIWDFARQTQFGVPMTLDTWDGFPAERERLFEAARNANADFIVLTGDSHNFWTVDLKTEAGERVGVEFGVTSVTSPSDYEFVNAPSVDFGQMTLQANPHILHHSVYAKGFVLLTLTPDEAIADFVTVSTIKDTAFEAGLDSRWRVTPAAGGSVPTVERLPGA; encoded by the coding sequence ATGTCGGATGAAATGAAACTCACGCGCCGGGCGGCGCTGGCGGGCGTCGCCGGACTGGGACTGGCGGCCACCGCCTGCAGCCGCGAGAGCGCCGCGCCCAGCTTTGCGCCGCGCCCGCCCGCAGACGGGCCTTTCAAGCACGGCGTCGCCAGCGGCGATCCCGATCAGAGCTCGATCATGCTGTGGACGGCGATCACCGCCGACAGCCTTGACGCTCCCGTGCGGGTTCAGCTGGCGGAAGACCCCGACTTCCAGTCCGTCCTGATCGACGCCGAGGCGGCGCCCGCCGCCGAAGCGGTGCGCGCCATGACGCCGTTCAAATTGCTGGCGGACGGGCTGCAGCCGGGCCGGACGTATTGGTACCGCTTCTCCTTTGGCGGCGAGCTGAGCGAAACGGGCCAGACCCGCACCCTGCCTGAAGGCGCGGTGGACAGCTTCAAGATCGCCGCGTTCTCATGCTCGAACTATCCGGCGGGCTTCTTCAACGCCTATCGCGCGGCCGCCGAGCGCGGCGATATCGATCTGGTCGTGCATCTGGGCGATTATCTCTACGAATATGGCCGCGGCGGATACGCCATGGACGACGATGAGCGTCTGGGCCGGGTGGTCGAACCCGCCCATGAGATCGTCAGCTATGAAGATTATGTGCTGCGTTACGCCCAGTATAACGCCGATCCGGACCTCAAGGCGCTGAAAGCCGCTGCGCCCTGGCTGACGATCTGGGACGATCACGAGACGGCGAACAACGCCCATCGCACGGGCGCGGAAAATCATGACCCCGATGAAGGCGAGGGGCCTTGGCCAGTGCGCGTGAACGACGCCATGCGCGCCTATTATGGCTGGCTGCCGGTGCGTGAGCCCGACAATCGCCTGGCGCGTTATGGCGCTCTGGAGATCGGCGATCTGGCCACGCTGATCTTCCTGGAAAGCCGGCTGCTGGCGCGGTCTCAGGAAATGACGATGGAGGGCTTCCCCATACCGCTCGATTCCGACCCTGAAGACCCCGAGGTGCAGGCGCAGGTACAAGCCTGGCTGGACGAGACGGTCGGCGGCGAGGACCGCACCTTGCTGGGCGCCGAGCAGTTTGATTTTGTCATTCGCACGCTCGAACAGTCAGTGGCCGCGGGCAAGCCGTGGCGCATCTTCGCCAATCAGGTGCTGATGGGGTCGGCCACCGCGCCGGATTATACGCGGGAGACACCGTTCTGGCTGCGCTGGGGCATGCGGATTGCGGGTGGCGACATCTGGGATTTTGCCCGTCAGACCCAGTTTGGCGTTCCCATGACGCTGGACACCTGGGACGGGTTCCCGGCGGAACGTGAGCGTCTGTTTGAAGCGGCCCGAAACGCCAACGCCGATTTCATCGTGCTGACCGGCGATAGCCATAATTTCTGGACGGTGGACCTGAAGACCGAAGCCGGAGAGCGTGTCGGCGTCGAATTTGGCGTCACCTCGGTGACCAGTCCGTCCGACTATGAATTCGTCAATGCGCCGAGCGTGGATTTCGGCCAGATGACCCTGCAGGCCAACCCGCACATCCTTCACCACAGCGTGTACGCCAAGGGCTTTGTCTTGTTGACCCTGACGCCGGACGAGGCGATCGCGGACTTTGTTACGGTCTCCACCATCAAGGATACGGCCTTTGAAGCCGGGCTCGACAGCCGTTGGCGCGTCACGCCCGCTGCTGGCGGGTCTGTGCCGACGGTCGAGCGACTGCCTGGCGCCTGA
- the sppA gene encoding signal peptide peptidase SppA → MSSDENIVARIWRYIGAFQHGILRVFGIFVIGFFLIAFIGSLFSSDEFDMADSGVLIFAPEGPIVEEPTTLSPNDAFTASLLGGGPGEEVLLRDVIDGFRQAAEDDDVTAIVMNLERFGGGYPAALHEVAHEMEAFREAGKEIIVYGDNFSMSGYFLAAHASSVYLHDMGGASVNGYAVYRTFFRSLLDRLYVTLNVYRVGTFKSALEPYLGNEMSEPAAEANLYVFGDLWNAYQERVEAARGLSDGALQTYADTFPELLVAQNGDTAAVSLNAGLVDHVIGRGAYRDLLAERYGRDDETGGIVASNFFDYVEANREFQLVPADKIVVIKAVGGIVDGDGDGGVIGGDQHAELVRRARLDDNVRAIVLRIDSGGGSAFASELIREELEMARVEGKIVIASMGGVAASGGYWIATPAHEIWAEPTTITGSIGIFGFIPTFENSLAEIGVYEDGVATTATARQPSQFGGVTEEWDTVLQSSIEAGYERFLSIVAESRDMTRDEVDAVAQGRIWTGQQAFDRGLVDSIGGYDDAIAAAAERAGLEEGDYRVVEFRDEVDPFAQILQMLGQDARLAVFGEGLLGSGWLGDMARDAQDEIETINMMNDPNGVYASCVECNAFRINP, encoded by the coding sequence ATGTCGTCTGACGAAAACATTGTGGCGCGCATCTGGCGCTATATCGGCGCCTTCCAGCACGGAATATTGCGCGTCTTCGGGATCTTCGTGATCGGGTTTTTCCTGATCGCCTTCATCGGCAGCCTGTTCTCCAGTGACGAGTTCGACATGGCCGATAGCGGCGTTCTGATCTTTGCGCCTGAAGGTCCGATCGTGGAAGAACCCACCACCCTGTCGCCCAATGACGCCTTCACCGCGTCCTTGCTGGGCGGCGGCCCGGGCGAGGAAGTGCTTCTTCGCGATGTTATCGATGGGTTCCGCCAGGCTGCCGAGGACGATGACGTCACCGCCATTGTGATGAACCTGGAGCGCTTTGGCGGCGGCTATCCCGCAGCCCTGCATGAGGTCGCTCACGAAATGGAGGCCTTCCGCGAGGCCGGCAAAGAGATCATCGTCTATGGCGATAATTTCTCGATGAGCGGCTATTTCCTGGCGGCGCACGCCAGCTCGGTCTATTTGCATGACATGGGCGGTGCGAGCGTCAACGGCTATGCGGTCTATCGCACCTTCTTCCGCTCCCTGCTGGATCGTCTGTATGTGACGCTCAACGTCTATCGCGTCGGCACCTTCAAATCCGCTCTTGAACCCTATCTGGGCAATGAGATGTCGGAACCGGCCGCCGAGGCGAACCTCTACGTCTTCGGCGATCTGTGGAACGCCTATCAGGAGCGTGTTGAAGCGGCTCGCGGTCTGTCTGACGGCGCCTTGCAGACCTATGCCGACACCTTCCCGGAGCTGCTTGTGGCCCAGAATGGCGACACCGCTGCCGTGTCGCTGAACGCTGGTCTCGTGGACCATGTGATCGGCCGCGGCGCGTATCGCGATCTACTGGCGGAACGCTATGGCCGTGATGATGAAACCGGCGGCATCGTCGCCAGCAATTTCTTTGACTATGTGGAAGCCAATCGCGAGTTCCAGCTGGTCCCTGCGGACAAGATCGTCGTGATCAAGGCTGTGGGCGGCATCGTCGACGGTGATGGCGATGGCGGCGTGATCGGTGGTGATCAGCATGCCGAGCTGGTGCGTCGGGCGCGTCTTGACGACAATGTTCGCGCCATTGTTCTGCGCATCGATTCAGGCGGCGGCTCGGCCTTCGCCTCCGAACTGATCCGCGAAGAGCTGGAAATGGCTCGTGTTGAAGGCAAGATCGTCATCGCCTCCATGGGCGGCGTGGCGGCTTCGGGCGGCTATTGGATCGCAACGCCGGCCCATGAGATCTGGGCGGAGCCGACCACCATCACCGGCTCGATCGGCATCTTCGGCTTCATCCCGACCTTTGAGAACTCTCTGGCCGAGATCGGCGTCTATGAGGACGGCGTCGCCACGACTGCGACCGCCCGTCAGCCGTCCCAGTTCGGTGGCGTGACCGAGGAATGGGACACCGTGCTGCAAAGCTCCATCGAGGCGGGGTATGAGCGCTTCCTGTCCATCGTGGCGGAGTCGCGCGATATGACCCGCGATGAAGTGGACGCCGTGGCTCAGGGTCGCATCTGGACCGGCCAGCAAGCGTTTGACCGGGGCCTTGTGGATTCTATCGGCGGCTATGACGACGCCATCGCCGCCGCCGCCGAGCGCGCGGGTCTGGAAGAGGGCGATTACCGGGTTGTGGAGTTCCGCGACGAGGTCGATCCCTTCGCGCAGATCCTGCAAATGCTGGGTCAGGACGCCCGTCTCGCCGTCTTCGGCGAAGGGCTCTTGGGTTCGGGCTGGCTGGGCGATATGGCCCGCGACGCGCAGGACGAGATCGAAACCATCAACATGATGAACGATCCCAACGGCGTTTACGCCAGCTGCGTGGAGTGCAACGCCTTCCGCATCAACCCATAG
- a CDS encoding LysR family transcriptional regulator: protein MSAHTSHRALRAFEAASRHGTLARAAEELGVTPTALSHAIKALEAQLGLPLLIRSSRGVTATAEGRRLAERLAGAFREIDIALSELEPQSGRITLAVTPAFASLWLAPRLAQLEAELPDLSLRIETSYAPVDLKRATQIDLAIRYGPVRGDEDILVEDEFGAFATPALRDKALAGRSVDLLSPSWRMPIGAAPTWRDLSEPAGPRIKIAQDRAFEDEQFAVQCALAGQGVLLGSPHLLSLLIQRGLLVPVSPVMRLKGPAYKIAGREEALQSGKVRKFLRWLRAQFRG, encoded by the coding sequence ATGTCCGCTCATACCTCCCATCGCGCGCTGCGAGCTTTCGAGGCCGCTTCGCGACACGGAACCCTGGCGCGCGCCGCCGAAGAGCTGGGGGTGACGCCAACCGCGCTGTCACACGCCATCAAGGCGCTGGAGGCTCAGCTGGGCCTGCCATTGCTCATCCGCTCATCTCGCGGCGTGACCGCCACAGCTGAAGGCAGGCGATTGGCCGAACGCCTGGCCGGCGCGTTCAGGGAGATCGACATCGCCCTGTCCGAACTCGAACCCCAATCAGGACGCATAACCCTCGCCGTGACCCCCGCCTTCGCCAGCCTGTGGCTGGCGCCCAGGTTGGCCCAGCTCGAAGCGGAGCTTCCCGATTTGAGCCTCCGGATCGAAACCTCCTATGCGCCTGTCGACCTGAAACGCGCGACCCAGATTGATCTCGCGATCCGCTATGGGCCGGTCCGTGGGGATGAGGACATCCTCGTGGAAGATGAATTTGGCGCCTTCGCCACGCCCGCCCTCAGAGACAAGGCGCTGGCCGGGCGCAGCGTGGATCTGCTCAGCCCAAGCTGGCGGATGCCGATTGGCGCTGCCCCCACATGGCGAGATCTGTCAGAGCCGGCGGGCCCGCGGATCAAGATCGCGCAGGACCGCGCCTTCGAGGATGAACAGTTCGCCGTTCAGTGCGCGCTCGCAGGACAGGGCGTGCTCTTGGGCAGCCCCCATTTGCTGAGCCTTCTCATCCAGCGCGGCTTGCTGGTTCCTGTGAGCCCTGTCATGCGGCTGAAAGGCCCCGCCTACAAGATCGCCGGTCGGGAGGAAGCGCTTCAGTCCGGCAAGGTCCGCAAATTCCTGCGCTGGCTTCGCGCCCAGTTTCGGGGCTGA
- a CDS encoding FMN-dependent NADH-azoreductase codes for MHVLRVDSSVRKDGSLSRKIGDAFMEALQKTHPTVKLTERDVGLNPPSIITSDWVAAAFTPEADRSAAQAQLLAHSDQAIAELREAEIILITAPMYNYGMPAGLKAWVDSVVRKDETFTFDLARGDFPLKPVLSGKTLVLATAWGEFGFEPGGVRDGQGHLVGHVQAVSGYLGADRVEHVGVEYQEFADDRFQASMQAALERASALGASL; via the coding sequence ATGCATGTCTTGAGAGTGGATTCGAGTGTCCGGAAGGACGGCTCGTTGAGCCGGAAAATCGGAGACGCCTTCATGGAGGCGCTCCAGAAAACTCATCCCACGGTCAAACTGACCGAACGCGATGTGGGGCTGAACCCGCCCTCCATCATCACGTCCGACTGGGTGGCGGCGGCCTTCACGCCTGAGGCGGACAGAAGCGCCGCGCAAGCACAGCTTCTGGCGCACAGTGATCAGGCCATCGCCGAGCTTCGCGAGGCGGAGATCATCCTGATCACAGCCCCCATGTATAATTACGGCATGCCGGCGGGTCTCAAAGCCTGGGTGGACAGCGTCGTACGCAAGGACGAGACCTTCACCTTTGACCTGGCGCGTGGCGACTTTCCCTTGAAACCGGTCCTGTCAGGCAAGACGCTTGTTCTGGCGACGGCCTGGGGCGAGTTCGGCTTTGAGCCGGGCGGCGTGCGGGACGGGCAGGGCCATCTGGTGGGCCATGTGCAAGCGGTCTCGGGCTATCTGGGCGCGGACCGGGTCGAGCATGTGGGTGTGGAGTATCAGGAGTTCGCCGATGACCGCTTTCAGGCCTCCATGCAGGCGGCGCTGGAGCGAGCCAGCGCTCTGGGCGCAAGCCTTTGA
- the folE gene encoding GTP cyclohydrolase I FolE, translating into MDAMTDKKNLVNVTDDSVVRPTRDEAEEAVRTLLRWAGDDPRREGLLETPKRVVNAYNDWFRGYDEDPHKILGKRFEDVQGYDDMVMLTNIDVESHCEHHMAPILGTACVAYLPDRAVVGISKIAKVVEAFSKRLQTQETMTAQIADAIEDAMSPLGVAIFVDAKHQCMTTRGVHHPNVSTITTMFRGEFKANAELRQRFMNLCEQSKR; encoded by the coding sequence ATGGACGCCATGACTGATAAGAAAAACCTGGTGAACGTCACCGACGACAGCGTCGTCCGCCCGACCCGCGATGAAGCCGAAGAAGCCGTGCGCACCCTGTTGCGCTGGGCCGGCGATGATCCACGACGCGAAGGCCTTCTGGAAACGCCCAAGCGCGTTGTGAACGCCTATAACGACTGGTTCCGCGGCTATGACGAAGACCCGCACAAGATCCTCGGCAAGCGCTTTGAGGACGTGCAGGGCTATGACGACATGGTCATGCTGACCAATATCGACGTGGAGAGCCATTGCGAGCACCACATGGCGCCGATCCTGGGCACCGCGTGCGTTGCGTATCTGCCCGACCGCGCGGTGGTGGGCATCTCCAAGATCGCCAAGGTGGTCGAGGCCTTCTCCAAGCGCCTGCAGACGCAAGAGACCATGACCGCCCAGATCGCCGATGCGATCGAAGACGCCATGAGCCCGCTGGGCGTCGCCATCTTCGTGGACGCCAAGCACCAGTGCATGACCACCCGCGGCGTGCACCACCCCAACGTCTCAACGATCACCACCATGTTCCGCGGCGAGTTCAAGGCGAACGCCGAACTTCGCCAGCGCTTCATGAATCTGTGCGAGCAATCCAAGCGCTAG
- the cysS gene encoding cysteine--tRNA ligase, with protein MTVLRLYDTAARKKRDFVPINPERVTMYVCGPTVYSEAHIGNFRPPVAFDVLFRLLRHIYGADHVVYARNITDVDDKINKAAADAGVDISVITDKYAAIYREDSAALAILPPSLEPAATAHMPQMIAMIEKLMADGFAYAAEGHVLFSVSAYDNYGKLSGRDLEDMIAGARVEVAPYKRDPADFVLWKPSKTGEPEWDAPFGAGRPGWHLECSAMIEATLGETIDIHGGGGDLVFPHHENEVAQSVCAHGGAALANYWLHNGFLSMASEKMSKSLGNVIKPNDLLQAGVKGETIRYALMTGHYRAPLDWNAKLLEVTQRSLDRLYGVLRRLKDVEAAEVDVPAAVLEALLDDLNTPKALAALFEIAGRANKAESEQEQAQAKGELLAAGRLLGLFEADPDAWFGLDTVDEALRAEIDQLLAERLEARQAKDFAKADSIREILTSKNVQVDDGPEGATWRLKG; from the coding sequence ATGACCGTCCTTCGACTGTATGACACCGCCGCTCGCAAAAAGCGCGACTTCGTCCCGATCAATCCAGAGCGGGTGACGATGTATGTGTGTGGTCCGACGGTGTATTCTGAAGCCCATATTGGAAATTTCCGCCCGCCAGTGGCGTTTGACGTGCTGTTCCGTCTGCTGCGACACATCTATGGCGCGGACCATGTGGTCTATGCGCGCAACATCACCGACGTGGACGACAAGATCAACAAGGCGGCGGCTGACGCCGGCGTTGATATTTCCGTGATCACGGACAAATACGCCGCAATCTATCGCGAAGACAGCGCCGCTCTGGCGATCCTGCCGCCTTCACTGGAACCGGCCGCCACCGCGCACATGCCGCAAATGATCGCGATGATCGAAAAACTGATGGCGGACGGCTTCGCCTACGCCGCCGAAGGGCATGTGCTGTTTTCCGTCAGCGCCTATGACAATTACGGCAAGCTCTCTGGGCGGGATCTGGAAGACATGATCGCGGGCGCGCGTGTGGAAGTCGCGCCCTATAAGCGTGACCCTGCTGATTTTGTTTTGTGGAAGCCCTCCAAAACGGGTGAGCCGGAATGGGACGCGCCTTTCGGGGCGGGACGTCCGGGCTGGCATCTTGAATGCTCGGCCATGATCGAGGCGACCTTGGGGGAAACCATCGACATTCATGGCGGCGGCGGAGACCTCGTCTTCCCGCACCATGAGAACGAAGTGGCCCAGTCTGTCTGCGCCCATGGCGGCGCGGCGCTGGCCAATTACTGGCTGCATAACGGCTTCCTCTCCATGGCGTCCGAGAAGATGTCCAAGTCTCTGGGCAATGTGATCAAGCCCAATGACCTGCTGCAGGCCGGGGTTAAGGGCGAGACCATTCGCTACGCCCTGATGACGGGCCATTACCGGGCGCCGCTGGACTGGAACGCCAAGCTTCTCGAGGTCACGCAGCGGTCGCTGGATCGTCTGTATGGCGTCCTGCGGCGGCTCAAGGATGTCGAGGCGGCTGAGGTGGACGTGCCCGCGGCAGTGCTGGAGGCGCTGCTCGATGATCTGAACACCCCCAAGGCGCTGGCCGCGCTGTTTGAGATCGCCGGTCGCGCCAACAAGGCCGAGAGCGAGCAAGAGCAGGCGCAAGCCAAGGGCGAACTGCTGGCGGCGGGACGCCTGCTTGGATTGTTTGAAGCGGACCCTGACGCCTGGTTTGGTCTCGATACGGTCGATGAAGCGCTGCGTGCGGAGATCGACCAATTGCTCGCAGAGCGTCTTGAAGCGCGCCAGGCCAAGGACTTCGCCAAGGCGGACTCCATCCGTGAAATCCTGACGTCGAAAAACGTTCAGGTGGATGATGGTCCGGAAGGCG